A single Musa acuminata AAA Group cultivar baxijiao chromosome BXJ2-1, Cavendish_Baxijiao_AAA, whole genome shotgun sequence DNA region contains:
- the LOC135598918 gene encoding uncharacterized protein LOC135598918: MHDNSRSLLLNRTGSFRAETLGQTALFVVGNLCFALFVVGVLAFTIIAATYRADDPLLLPPSSSASSAKLTAFLTSSTNATFRPDDAPLRTGEDFLNSSTSSASPDDAAVIHLADLPNSNSSSSAASGGTDCDAAAPINCADPDVFHLMMRATIESFRDVHFYRFGKPVRGGDGGGSCDMAWRFHPKDAKRAGFYKDYRRFEIARSPSCTYSIVKIGDYHTGVNARKKKKQRKGDHDATGEFVSKKTPSSSSRASDVLVVPVVGEAVNDTLPVVESESKFSSSRYLIYSGGGDRCKSMNHYLWSFLCALGEAQYLNRTLVMDLTVCLSSKYSTTNQDEEGKDFRFYFDFEHLRDSASVLDQRQFWNDWALWQKKDRLSLHLVEDFRVTPMKLTMVKDTLIMRKFGAVEPDNYWYRVCEGETESVIQRPWHLLWKSRRLMDIVSGIASRLNWDFDSVHVVRGEKARNTKLWPNLAADTSPEALLSTLRDKIEDRRHLYIATEESDTSFFDPLKEKYTTHFLDDFKDLWDKNSEWYDETKKLNNGIPVEFDGYMRGEVDTEVFLRAKKQLETFNDLTGDCKDGGNTCRSTS; this comes from the coding sequence ATGCATGACAACAGCCGGTCTCTCCTCCTGAACCGGACTGGAAGCTTCCGGGCCGAGACGCTGGGCCAGACCGCCCTCTTCGTCGTCGGCAACCTCTGCTTCGCCCTCTTCGTCGTCGGCGTCCTCGCCTTCACTATCATCGCCGCCACCTACCGCGCGGACGATCCCCTCCTCCTTCCCCCCTCCTCTTCTGCCTCCTCCGCCAAGCTCACCGCATTCCTCACCTCATCTACCAACGCCACCTTCCGTCCCGACGACGCCCCCCTCCGCACCGGCGAGGACTTCCTcaactcctccacctcctccgcctCCCCCGATGATGCCGCCGTCATCCACCTTGCCGATCTCCCCAACTCCAACAGTTCTTCCTCCGCCGCATCTGGCGGTACTGACTGCGACGCCGCCGCCCCCATCAACTGCGCCGATCCGGATGTCTTCCACCTGATGATGCGCGCCACCATCGAGTCTTTCCGCGACGTCCACTTCTATCGCTTCGGCAAGCCGGTGCGCGGCGGCGACGGTGGCGGTTCCTGCGACATGGCCTGGCGGTTCCACCCCAAGGACGCCAAGCGGGCCGGCTTCTACAAGGACTACCGCCGGTTCGAGATCGCACGGTCCCCCAGCTGCACCTATTCCATCGTCAAGATCGGCGACTACCACACCGGCGTGAATGCCcgcaagaagaagaagcagcggaAGGGCGACCACGACGCCACTGGCGAATTTGTGTCGAAGAAGACCCCCTCCTCCTCATCTCGGGCCTCGGACGTGCTAGTCGTTCCCGTGGTCGGCGAGGCCGTGAACGACACCCTTCCTGTGGTCGAGTCCGAGAGCAAGTTCAGCAGTAGCAGGTACCTGATCTACTCTGGCGGTGGCGACCGGTGCAAGAGCATGAACCATTACCTGTGGAGCTTCCTCTGCGCCCTCGGTGAAGCCCAGTACCTGAATCGGACCCTCGTCATGGATCTCACCGTTTGCCTCTCCTCCAAGTATTCGACCACGAACCAGGACGAGGAGGGGAAGGACTTCAGATTCTACTTCGATTTCGAGCACTTGAGGGACTCCGCCTCCGTGCTCGACCAGCGCCAATTCTGGAACGATTGGGCCTTGTGGCAGAAGAAGGACAGGCTCAGCCTCCACCTCGTCGAGGACTTCCGTGTCACGCCGATGAAGCTCACCATGGTGAAGGACACTCTGATCATGCGCAAGTTCGGGGCCGTGGAGCCGGACAACTACTGGTACAGGGTCTGCGAGGGGGAGACGGAGTCGGTGATCCAGCGGCCGTGGCACCTCCTCTGGAAATCCCGCCGCTTGATGGATATAGTCTCTGGCATTGCCTCAAGATTGAACTGGGATTTCGATTCAGTCCACGTCGTGAGGGGGGAGAAGGCGAGGAACACCAAGCTCTGGCCTAACTTGGCCGCGGACACCTCGCCGGAGGCCTTGCTGTCGACCCTCAGGGACAAGATCGAGGATCGAAGGCACCTGTACATCGCCACCGAGGAGTCTGATACCTCCTTCTTTGATCCCCTGAAGGAGAAGTATACTACTCATTTTCTGGACGATTTCAAAGACTTGTGGGACAAGAACAGCGAGTGGTATGACGAGACAAAGAAGCTCAACAATGGGATTCCGGTGGAGTTCGACGGCTACATGAGGGGGGAGGTTGACACGGAGGTGTTCTTGAGGGCTAAGAAGCAGCTGGAGACCTTCAATGATCTCACCGGTGATTGCAAGGATGGGGGCAATACTTGTCGCTCAACTTCCTGA
- the LOC103974530 gene encoding histone H2B.3-like: MAPKRTSRVLKTTKTVIEETVEVVSIGGDSQNGVEVLPGDSKLVEVVVEAKDAQGPKEDLGEGKEAEPEGRQQAEEEEPSREKEAEPPFEKSIIQQEETAGEGKEAESITDKETQEEAAAVDKVKDKEAVPRTPKKVEQTPQRDMEEPKDGGEGMEAEKGRNKQGRAVGRRRRRKKRFSGGDGGEMDGTGRGYKRYVFRVLKHVHPGMGISSRAMVVLDGMMGDMFERLAGEASRLSTYTGKATLSSREIQGAVRLVLPGELGKRAISEGTKAVSNYMAADRHEQQ, from the coding sequence ATGGCTCCGAAGCGCACCTCGAGGGTTCTGAAGACGACTAAGACGGTGATCGAGGAGACCGTCGAGGTCGTCTCCATCGGTGGAGACAGCCAGAATGGCGTCGAGGTCCTGCCTGGGGACTCCAAGCTCGTGGAGGTCGTGGTCGAGGCCAAGGATGCTCAGGGTCCCAAGGAGGACCTAGGCGAAGGAAAGGAAGCGGAGCCCGAAGGAAGGCAGCAAGCAGAGGAGGAAGAGCCCAGCAGAGAGAAGGAAGCGGAACCACCCTTCGAGAAGAGCATAATACAACAGGAAGAGACGGCAGGCGAGGGAAAGGAAGCAGAGTCCATCACTGACAAGGAAACGCAGGAAGAGGCGGCGGCGGTCGACAAGGTCAAGGACAAGGAAGCGGTGCCTCGAACTCCCAAGAAGGTGGAGCAGACCCcgcaaagagacatggaggaaccaAAGGATGGGGGAGAAGGAATGGAAGCGGAGAAGGGGAGGAACAAGCAAGGGCGAGCGgtagggcggaggaggaggaggaagaagcggTTCAGCGGCGGGGATGGCGGGGAAATGGACGGCACGGGACGTGGGTACAAGAGGTACGTTTTCCGGGTGCTGAAGCATGTGCACCCGGGGATGGGGATATCGTCGCGGGCGATGGTGGTGCTCGATGGCATGATGGGCGACATGTTCGAGAGGCTGGCGGGCGAGGCGTCGAGGCTGTCGACGTACACGGGGAAGGCGACGCTGTCGTCGAGGGAGATCCAGGGGGCGGTGCGGCTGGTGCTGCCGGGGGAGCTCGGCAAGCGCGCGATCTCCGAGGGCACGAAGGCGGTGTCCAACTACATGGCGGCGGACCGCCACGAGCAGCAGTAG
- the LOC135598917 gene encoding linoleate 9S-lipoxygenase A-like has translation MTLLGDMLSHIVGGGSHGVKVRGTVVLIRKNVLGFNDFGGTVIDNVLELLGRCISFQLISATVGDPNNGNRGVVGEEAYLEQHITLLPSLAAGETAYHVTFHCEEKNGIPGAVIVKNNLGSEFFLKTLTLEDFPGKGRIHFVCNSWVYPAGKYKYDRVFFANTTYLPGDTPLPLKLYREEELCNLKGDNVAGKLQEWDRVYRYDYYNDLGSPDKSKDLARPILGGTPEHPYPRRGRTGRPPTKTDPKSESRLPQLDLNIYVPRDEHFGHLKMADFLTYALKGVVAGVLPVLQAIADVTPKEFDSFEDVLKLYEGGLPVPHTPLLEELRQRVPFEMIRELLRVEGGQGLLKLPKPQVIQVDKTAWRTDEEFTREMLAGLNPVVIRRLEEFPPTSKLDPCKYGDHTSTITAAHIEHHLDGLTVHQALEQNKLFILDHHDAYIPYLNRINALAVKVYASRTLLFLRQDSTLKPLAIELSLPHPDGEQHGAVSKVYTPAESGVEGSIWQLAKAYAAVTDSGYHGLISHWLNTHAVMEPFVIATHRHLSVIHPIHKLLSPHYRDTMTINALARQTLIPAGGIFELTVFPGRYALELSSTVYKSWNFREQALPADLIKRGVAVKDRDDKLCLLIEDYPYAVDGLQIWHAIETWVGEYCAIYYPTNDVVKADAELQTWWKEVREVGHGDKKDEPWWPAMLTTSELIEACTTIIWIGSALHAAINFGQYPYAGYLPNRPTMSRRFMPEPGTPEYEELKKNPDKVFLKTITSQLLTVLGLSTIEILSNHASDEVYLGQRDTPEWTSDETAVKAFEGFGERLKAIEAEIMKRNGDPSLKNRNGPAKMPYTLLFPSSGVGITGRGIPNSISI, from the exons ATGACGCTACTTGGAGACATGCTGAGTCACATCGTCGGCGGCGGGTCGCATGGGGTGAAGGTGAGAGGAACGGTGGTGTTGATCCGGAAGAACGTCCTCGGCTTCAACGATTTCGGCGGCACCGTCATCGACAACGTGCTCGAGCTCCTCGGCCGATGCATCTCCTTCCAGCTCATCAGCGCCACCGTCGGCGACCCTA ATAATGGGAATCGAGGGGTCGTCGGGGAGGAGGCATATTTGGAACAGCACATCACTTTGTTGCCCTCCCTCGCTGCCGGCGAAACTGCTTACCACGTGACGTTCCACTGCGAGGAGAAAAACGGGATTCCCGGCGCCGTTATCGTCAAGAACAACCTCGGCTCCGAGTTCTTCCTCAAGACCTTGACGCTCGAGGACTTCCCCGGCAAGGGCCGCATCCACTTCGTCTGCAACTCCTGGGTCTACCCGGCCGGCAAGTACAAATACGACCGCGTCTTCTTCGCTAACACC ACGTATCTTCCGGGAGACACACCACTGCCGCTGAAACTATACAGGGAAGAAGAACTCTGTAACCTGAAGGGAGATAACGTCGCCGGGAAGCTGCAGGAATGGGACCGCGTCTACCGTTACGACTACTACAACGATCTCGGTAGCCCAGACAAGTCCAAGGACTTGGCTCGGCCCATCCTCGGAGGGACGCCGGAGCACCCTTACCCTCGCCGTGGGAGAACCGGCCGGCCACCGACAAAGACTG ATCCCAAGtcggagagcaggctgccgcagcTGGACCTGAACATTTACGTGCCCCGGGATGAGCACTTCGGACACCTTAAGATGGCCGATTTCCTCACGTATGCCCTCAAGGGCGTCGTCGCAGGAGTGCTCCCCGTGCTGCAAGCCATTGCGGACGTAACCCCGAAGGAGTTCGACTCGTTCGAGGACGTGCTGAAGCTCTACGAGGGCGGCCTTCCGGTGCCCCACACTCCCCTGCTTGAGGAGCTCCGACAGCGAGTTCCATTTGAGATGATACGGGAGCTGCTGCGCGTCGAGGGTGGCCAGGGCCTGCTCAAGCTCCCTAAGCCCCAAGTAATCCAAG TGGATAAGACTGCGTGGCGAACCGATGAAGAGTTTACTCGCGAAATGCTTGCCGGTTTGAACCCGGTGGTCATCAGGCGTCTCGAGGAGTTCCCTCCCACGAGCAAGCTTGATCCTTGCAAGTATGGCGACCATACCAGCACGATAACTGCAGCCCACATAGAGCACCACCTTGACGGACTCACCGTGCATCAG GCACTGGAGCAGAACAAGCTCTTCATCTTGGATCATCATGATGCATACATCCCCTACCTCAACCGCATCAACGCTCTCGCCGTCAAAGTATATGCCTCCAGAACTCTGTTGTTCCTGAGGCAGGACTCCACGCTAAAGCCATTGGCGATCGAGCTCAGCTTGCCTCACCCGGACGGAGAGCAGCATGGCGCCGTCAGCAAGGTGTACACACCGGCTGAAAGCGGCGTGGAAGGATCGATCTGGCAGCTGGCGAAGGCCTACGCCGCCGTCACCGACTCCGGCTACCATGGCCTCATCAGCCACTG GCTCAACACACACGCGGTGATGGAGCCATTCGTGATCGCGACGCACAGACACCTGAGCGTGATCCACCCGATCCACAAGCTTCTGTCGCCGCACTACCGCGACACGATGACCATCAACGCCTTGGCACGGCAGACCCTCATCCCCGCCGGCGGCATATTCGAGTTGACGGTCTTCCCAGGGAGGTACGCGTTGGAGTTGTCTTCCACGGTCTACAAGAGTTGGAATTTCCGGGAGCAGGCTCTCCCCGCTGATCTGATCAAGAG AGGAGTTGCGGTGAAGGACCGAGACGACAAGCTCTGCCTACTGATCGAGGATTACCCTTATGCCGTGGACGGACTTCAGATATGGCATGCGATCGAGACATGGGTCGGAGAGTACTGTGCAATCTACTACCCGACGAACGACGTCGTGAAAGCTGACGCCGAGCTACAGACCTGGTGGAAGGAGGTCCGCGAGGTCGGCCATGGCGACAAAAAGGACGAGCCCTGGTGGCCAGCCATGCTCACAACATCCGAGCTAATCGAGGCATGCACCACCATAATCTGGATCGGTTCTGCGCTCCACGCCGCCATCAACTTCGGGCAGTATCCCTACGCCGGGTACCTGCCGAACCGGCCAACCATGAGCCGGCGCTTCATGCCGGAGCCGGGCACGCCGGAGTACGAGGAGCTGAAGAAGAACCCGGACAAGGTGTTCCTGAAGACCATCACCAGCCAGTTGCTCACGGTGCTGGGTCTCTCCACCATCGAGATCCTGTCGAACCATGCGTCCGACGAGGTGTACCTGGGACAACGGGACACGCCGGAATGGACGTCGGATGAGACGGCGGTGAAGGCGTTCGAGGGCTTCGGGGAGCGACTCAAGGCAATCGAGGCGGAGATCATGAAGAGGAACGGCGACCCGAGCTTGAAGAACCGCAATGGCCCGGCCAAGATGCCTTACACCTTGCTCTTCCCGAGCAGTGGGGTTGGGATCACCGGCAGGGGAATCCCCAACAGTATCTCCATCTAA